Proteins from one Deltaproteobacteria bacterium genomic window:
- a CDS encoding VOC family protein: MPKALSGLMGMRHIALNVEDVERSKAFYHDILGMEVVWQPDPQNAYLSSGSDNLALHETPVGRPPDAATSALDHLGFIVSDIDRVQELEAEFRAKQVTIIKPFKRHRDGSASFYCADPDGVVIQMLYEPTLSGQSIRGG, encoded by the coding sequence ATGCCCAAGGCGCTCAGTGGCCTCATGGGAATGCGCCACATCGCCCTCAACGTCGAGGACGTCGAGCGCTCCAAAGCCTTCTACCACGATATCCTGGGCATGGAGGTCGTGTGGCAGCCCGACCCCCAAAACGCCTACCTGAGCTCCGGCTCCGACAACCTCGCCCTCCACGAAACCCCCGTCGGCCGGCCTCCCGACGCCGCCACCTCCGCCCTCGATCACCTCGGCTTCATCGTCTCCGACATCGACCGCGTCCAGGAACTCGAAGCCGAGTTCCGCGCCAAACAGGTCACCATCATCAAACCCTTCAAACGCCACCGCGACGGCAGCGCCTCGTTCTACTGCGCGGACCCGGACGGGGTGGTGATCCAGATGCTTTATGAGCCGACGCTGAGCGGGCAGAGTATCCGCGGCGGCTGA
- a CDS encoding xanthine dehydrogenase family protein subunit M, with product MIPAAFDYIVPDSLEAAAASLAEAGDNGKVMAGGHSLLPMMKLRLAQPGVVIDLKRLDTLRQIQVDGGTLRIGALVTHHQVETSSDVKNNGALLALTAGSIGDPQVRNRGTIGGSVVHGDPAADWPAALLAMGAELTLTSSGGSRSVAAGDFFLGPLTTAIEASEILTGVSVPVAAAGTRAAYRKVKQKASGFAIVGIAVCLKADGDTCSDIAIGVTGLAGTPFRAGAVEDQLRGKALTTDNITAAAAGVADGADALDDIHASGEFRAHLARLNTARAIQDAMNG from the coding sequence ATGATACCAGCAGCCTTCGATTACATCGTTCCCGACAGCCTCGAGGCCGCGGCCGCCAGCCTGGCGGAGGCCGGCGACAACGGCAAGGTGATGGCCGGCGGACACAGCCTGCTGCCGATGATGAAGCTGAGGCTGGCTCAGCCCGGGGTCGTCATCGACCTCAAGCGGCTGGACACCCTGCGGCAGATCCAGGTGGACGGCGGCACGCTCCGCATCGGCGCCCTGGTCACGCATCATCAGGTGGAGACCTCCAGCGACGTCAAGAACAACGGCGCGTTGCTGGCCCTCACCGCCGGCAGCATCGGCGACCCCCAGGTGCGCAACCGCGGCACCATCGGCGGCAGCGTGGTCCACGGCGACCCGGCCGCGGACTGGCCCGCGGCGCTGCTCGCCATGGGCGCCGAACTGACGCTGACCAGCAGCGGCGGCTCTCGCTCGGTGGCCGCCGGGGACTTCTTCCTCGGCCCCCTGACCACCGCCATCGAGGCTTCCGAGATCCTGACGGGCGTGAGCGTTCCCGTGGCCGCCGCCGGCACCCGCGCCGCGTATCGCAAGGTCAAGCAGAAGGCCTCGGGCTTCGCCATCGTCGGCATCGCGGTCTGCCTGAAGGCCGACGGCGACACCTGCTCCGACATCGCCATCGGCGTCACCGGCCTGGCCGGCACGCCCTTCCGCGCCGGCGCGGTGGAGGACCAGCTCCGAGGCAAGGCGCTGACCACCGACAACATCACCGCGGCCGCGGCCGGGGTAGCCGACGGCGCCGACGCCCTGGACGACATCCACGCGTCCGGCGAGTTCCGCGCCCACCTGGCCCGGCTCAACACCGCCCGGGCCATCCAGGACGCTATGAACGGTTAG
- a CDS encoding xanthine dehydrogenase family protein molybdopterin-binding subunit: protein MPVSKLVGTKVKRREDPRLVQGLSHYVDDLRMADVMHAAILRSPHAHARIIGINTDAARALPGVVTVVTGADIGDSVGSVPCAAANPTLRTPPHPVLAQDEVRYVGEPVAVAVAGDSYTARDARDLIEVDYEPLPAVSDLEKALQPGSPLVHSQWDSNQAFTFECGTGDMDKARAEADVVVKQKFIHQRLAPISVETRGVVARYFPGEDELTVWSSTQIPHLLRAMLALMLNYPEHRIRIIAPEVGGGFGCKLNVYREEGLLAHLAMKLKGTVKWIEGRRENMQATIHGRGQVGTVEAAVKKDGTILGVTYDSLLDTGAYHQLLTPGMPPLTGLMISGSYKIPTLKFTSTGGFTNKVATDAYRGAGRPEATLVIERTLDLIARELDMDPVELRRKNFAQPSDFPLQVATGLAYDSGNYQAALDRALEMVGYQDLRAEQKRLREEGRHLGIGFSTYVEICAMGPSAALPAGGWESGTVRMDFTGKATVLTGVSPHGQGEETTFAQIVSDDLGVPIEDVAVKHGDTAVVPNGIGTFGSRGISVGGTAVYMATQQVREKAEAIAANVLECSTDDLEFEDGKFTVKGVPDKGITIQEVALQAHVATKLPAGMEPGLQATSVFEPSNFTFPFGTHICVVEVDTQSGEIEIKKYVAVDDCGKVINPMIVDGQVQGGIAQGLGQALLEEVIYDEDGQLVTGSLMDYAVARAEDLPPLEFDRTETPSPVNPMGVKGVGEAGTIGSTPSIVNAVVDALAPFGVKHIDMPLKPEKIWRLCQGGNK from the coding sequence ATGCCGGTAAGCAAGCTTGTAGGAACCAAGGTAAAGCGGCGTGAAGACCCCCGCCTGGTGCAGGGGTTGTCGCACTACGTGGACGATCTCCGGATGGCGGACGTGATGCACGCGGCCATCCTGCGGAGCCCCCACGCCCACGCCCGCATCATCGGCATCAACACGGACGCGGCGCGGGCCTTGCCCGGCGTCGTCACCGTCGTCACCGGCGCGGACATCGGCGACAGCGTGGGCTCGGTGCCCTGCGCCGCCGCCAATCCGACCCTGCGCACGCCGCCGCACCCGGTGCTGGCCCAGGACGAAGTGCGGTATGTCGGGGAGCCGGTGGCGGTGGCGGTGGCCGGGGACTCGTACACGGCCCGGGACGCTCGCGACCTCATCGAGGTGGACTATGAGCCGCTGCCGGCGGTCTCGGACCTGGAGAAGGCGCTGCAGCCGGGTTCGCCGCTGGTCCATTCCCAGTGGGACAGCAACCAGGCCTTCACCTTCGAGTGCGGCACCGGGGACATGGACAAGGCCCGCGCCGAGGCGGACGTCGTCGTCAAGCAGAAGTTCATTCACCAGCGGCTCGCGCCGATCTCGGTGGAGACGCGCGGCGTGGTGGCGCGGTACTTCCCGGGCGAGGACGAGCTGACCGTCTGGAGCTCTACGCAGATCCCGCATCTCCTGCGGGCCATGCTGGCGCTCATGCTCAACTACCCGGAACACCGCATCCGCATCATCGCCCCGGAGGTGGGCGGCGGCTTCGGCTGCAAGCTCAACGTCTACCGGGAGGAGGGCCTGCTGGCCCACCTGGCGATGAAGCTCAAGGGCACGGTGAAGTGGATCGAAGGACGCCGCGAGAACATGCAGGCGACGATCCACGGCCGCGGACAGGTGGGCACCGTGGAAGCCGCGGTGAAGAAGGACGGCACGATCCTGGGCGTCACTTACGACAGCCTGCTGGACACCGGCGCCTATCACCAGCTCTTGACGCCGGGAATGCCGCCGCTCACCGGCCTGATGATCAGCGGTTCGTACAAGATCCCGACCCTGAAGTTCACCTCCACCGGCGGCTTCACCAACAAGGTGGCCACCGACGCCTACCGCGGCGCCGGCAGGCCCGAAGCCACCCTGGTGATCGAGCGCACCCTGGACCTGATCGCGCGGGAGCTGGACATGGACCCGGTGGAGCTGCGCCGCAAGAACTTCGCCCAGCCCTCCGACTTCCCGCTGCAGGTGGCCACCGGCCTCGCCTACGACAGCGGCAACTACCAGGCGGCGCTGGACCGGGCGTTGGAGATGGTGGGCTACCAGGACCTTCGCGCCGAGCAGAAGCGGCTGCGGGAAGAAGGCCGCCACCTGGGCATCGGCTTCTCCACCTATGTCGAGATCTGCGCCATGGGGCCATCCGCGGCGCTGCCGGCGGGCGGCTGGGAGAGCGGCACCGTGCGCATGGACTTCACCGGCAAGGCCACCGTGCTGACGGGCGTCTCGCCCCACGGCCAAGGTGAAGAGACCACCTTCGCGCAGATCGTCTCCGACGATCTCGGCGTTCCCATCGAGGACGTGGCCGTGAAGCACGGCGACACGGCGGTGGTGCCCAACGGCATCGGCACCTTCGGCAGCCGCGGCATCTCGGTGGGCGGCACCGCGGTGTACATGGCGACGCAGCAAGTTCGCGAGAAGGCCGAGGCCATCGCCGCCAACGTGCTGGAATGCAGCACCGATGACCTGGAGTTCGAGGACGGCAAGTTCACGGTCAAGGGCGTGCCCGACAAGGGCATCACCATCCAGGAGGTGGCGCTGCAGGCGCACGTGGCCACCAAGCTGCCGGCCGGCATGGAGCCGGGGCTTCAGGCGACCTCGGTGTTCGAGCCGTCCAACTTCACGTTCCCCTTCGGCACGCACATTTGCGTGGTGGAGGTGGACACTCAGAGCGGCGAGATCGAGATCAAGAAGTACGTGGCGGTGGACGACTGCGGCAAGGTCATCAACCCGATGATCGTGGACGGTCAGGTGCAGGGCGGCATCGCCCAGGGCCTGGGACAGGCGCTCCTGGAAGAGGTGATCTACGACGAGGACGGCCAACTCGTCACCGGCAGCCTGATGGACTACGCCGTGGCCCGCGCCGAAGACTTGCCGCCCCTGGAGTTCGACCGCACGGAGACGCCGTCGCCGGTGAACCCCATGGGGGTGAAGGGAGTGGGCGAGGCCGGCACCATCGGCTCCACGCCGTCCATCGTCAACGCGGTGGTGGACGCGCTCGCTCCGTTCGGCGTCAAGCACATCGACATGCCGCTCAAGCCCGAGAAGATCTGGCGCCTGTGCCAGGGCGGTAACAAGTGA
- a CDS encoding (2Fe-2S)-binding protein, translating to MSNTTTIQVRVNGVSRTDEVQPRLLLVHYLRDVLALTGTHIGCETSLCGACTVMVDGAAAKSCTLLAVQVDGCEVETIESLATDDGLHPIQEAFWDCHGLQCGFCTPGMIMATRQLLQENPSPSEKEIRHGLEGNICRCTGYKHIVDAVQQAAEQMKAGT from the coding sequence ATGAGCAACACAACCACGATTCAGGTTCGAGTCAACGGCGTCAGCCGGACGGACGAAGTCCAGCCGCGCCTCTTGCTGGTGCACTACCTGCGGGACGTGCTGGCTCTCACGGGTACCCACATCGGTTGCGAGACGAGCCTGTGCGGCGCGTGCACGGTGATGGTGGACGGCGCGGCGGCGAAATCCTGCACCCTGCTGGCCGTGCAGGTGGACGGATGCGAGGTCGAGACCATCGAATCCCTCGCCACCGATGACGGGCTGCATCCGATACAGGAAGCCTTCTGGGACTGTCACGGGCTCCAGTGCGGCTTCTGCACGCCGGGCATGATCATGGCCACGCGGCAGCTCCTTCAGGAGAACCCGAGCCCGTCGGAGAAGGAGATCCGCCACGGGCTCGAAGGCAACATCTGCCGGTGCACCGGGTACAAGCATATCGTCGACGCGGTGCAGCAAGCCGCCGAACAAATGAAAGCTGGGACGTAA
- a CDS encoding NAD(P)-dependent oxidoreductase: MKVFVTGAGMLGCHTARELAKAGHSVHIYDLSPDPAYVAAIAGKRRVTTVRGDLLDLPNLMRALAQAKPAVLVHTAGLIGGQVENPPYRGFHTNTVGSVNVFEACQLAGIKRLVHVSTFGVYDWANIRKGPVTEDAPRWGNRFYPSTKVANEVMLDAYENYYGMECVRIRPSGVYGPGHYRGGSGGGIAMNHLVRACVGEGPVVLEKRHVGPNDFIYATDVGRGIALACTAKDAPGKAFNIAVGTNYGPKDFVKALRNLLPGREIALAEGADQGKGRPRVDLSAARSILGYEPEYTLEKGLADYMEVVRRHGFWH; this comes from the coding sequence ATGAAGGTATTTGTCACTGGCGCCGGCATGCTCGGATGTCACACGGCCAGGGAGCTGGCGAAGGCGGGGCACTCGGTCCACATCTACGACCTGAGCCCCGATCCCGCTTACGTCGCGGCCATCGCCGGGAAGCGGCGCGTGACCACGGTGCGCGGCGACCTCCTGGACCTGCCCAACCTGATGCGCGCCCTGGCGCAAGCCAAGCCGGCCGTGCTGGTGCACACCGCCGGACTCATCGGCGGCCAGGTGGAGAACCCGCCCTACCGCGGCTTCCACACCAACACCGTCGGGTCGGTGAACGTCTTCGAGGCCTGTCAGCTCGCCGGGATCAAGCGGCTGGTGCACGTCAGCACCTTCGGCGTCTACGACTGGGCCAACATCCGCAAGGGACCGGTCACGGAGGACGCCCCGCGCTGGGGCAACCGCTTCTATCCCTCCACCAAGGTCGCCAACGAGGTGATGCTGGACGCCTACGAGAACTACTACGGCATGGAGTGCGTGCGCATCCGCCCCAGCGGCGTGTACGGGCCCGGCCACTACCGCGGCGGCTCCGGCGGCGGCATCGCCATGAACCACTTGGTGCGCGCGTGCGTGGGTGAGGGGCCCGTGGTGCTCGAGAAGCGCCACGTGGGACCCAACGACTTCATCTACGCCACGGACGTGGGCCGCGGCATCGCCCTGGCCTGCACCGCCAAGGACGCGCCCGGCAAGGCCTTCAACATCGCCGTGGGAACGAATTACGGCCCGAAGGACTTCGTCAAGGCGCTGCGCAACCTGTTGCCGGGCCGCGAGATCGCGCTGGCCGAAGGCGCGGATCAAGGGAAGGGGCGCCCGCGCGTGGACCTGTCCGCGGCCAGGAGCATCCTCGGCTACGAACCGGAATATACGCTGGAGAAAGGGCTCGCGGACTACATGGAGGTGGTGCGGCGCCACGGCTTCTGGCACTGA
- a CDS encoding ferritin-like domain-containing protein, with protein MTGREFVESLWSRYHDELEGPVIAIRKALAELDPRSPEFVALMQRQSKKELAHAVAFTKALLQYDELEPHERAHVAEQAADEYKHHALIRDYLDSRGAADDVPVAAYDGYFGQFLTGDVRSFRLCNIAEKSAVVFMEHMRDNTPDPVVRQLAKDIVDDEEGHEDMVTEKLARFAEEPANREFLENMFVQSWSSQKEGVIREGRELGVDVDGILRDYAARAGKTA; from the coding sequence ATGACCGGAAGGGAATTCGTCGAATCGCTGTGGAGCCGCTACCACGATGAGCTGGAAGGGCCCGTCATCGCCATCCGCAAGGCGCTGGCCGAGCTGGACCCGCGCTCGCCGGAGTTCGTCGCGCTGATGCAGCGCCAGTCCAAGAAGGAGCTGGCCCACGCCGTGGCGTTCACCAAGGCGCTGTTGCAGTACGACGAGTTGGAGCCCCACGAGCGCGCCCACGTGGCGGAGCAGGCGGCGGACGAGTACAAGCACCACGCGCTGATCAGGGATTACCTCGACAGCCGCGGCGCCGCGGACGATGTTCCCGTGGCGGCCTACGACGGCTACTTCGGCCAGTTCCTCACCGGCGACGTGCGCTCGTTCCGCTTGTGCAACATCGCCGAGAAGTCCGCGGTGGTGTTCATGGAGCACATGCGCGACAACACGCCGGACCCGGTGGTGCGGCAACTCGCCAAGGACATCGTGGACGACGAGGAAGGGCACGAGGACATGGTCACGGAAAAGCTCGCACGCTTTGCCGAAGAGCCCGCCAACCGCGAGTTCCTGGAGAACATGTTCGTGCAGAGCTGGAGCAGCCAGAAGGAAGGCGTCATCCGCGAGGGACGCGAGCTGGGAGTCGACGTCGACGGCATCCTGCGGGACTACGCCGCCCGCGCGGGAAAGACAGCGTAG
- a CDS encoding carboxymuconolactone decarboxylase family protein encodes MAKDAREAFESVSLGAGNKAYEIIADLDPEYARHLTGLFVDGTFGREGALDRKTKELIMVGITCALNRPRGVRLHSERALKLGATPRQVLEAVEVAAIPGGMPGLWLGAETLDAILREQGIEFK; translated from the coding sequence ATGGCGAAGGATGCACGCGAGGCTTTCGAAAGTGTCTCGCTAGGGGCCGGGAACAAGGCCTACGAGATCATCGCCGATCTCGACCCGGAATACGCGCGGCACCTGACGGGGCTGTTCGTGGACGGGACCTTCGGGCGTGAGGGCGCCCTCGACCGGAAGACCAAGGAGCTGATCATGGTCGGCATCACCTGCGCGCTGAACCGGCCCCGGGGGGTGCGCCTCCACAGCGAACGGGCGCTCAAGCTCGGCGCGACGCCGCGGCAGGTACTGGAGGCGGTGGAGGTGGCCGCGATACCCGGGGGCATGCCGGGACTGTGGCTTGGAGCCGAGACGCTGGACGCGATCCTGCGCGAACAGGGAATCGAGTTCAAATGA
- a CDS encoding CoA transferase, whose translation MSLAHGPLHGVRVLDLTRVLAGPYCTMFLGDLGAEVVKVEQPGVGDDTRSWGPPFQGGESAYFLCVNRNKRSVTLDLRTPDGIALLRRLALRADVLMENFRPGTLAGWGLPETEIRRENPRLIYASLSAFGASGPLKDLPGYDLAMQAWGGLMSITGPAGGEPSKVGVAIIDVVAGLMLGQSIAAALYAREKTGEGQRIETSLMEAEVASLINAGSNYLVTGEVPGRWGNAHPNIVPYQSFPTADGHLVVAMANDAIWTRFCKAAGQPELAEDPRFDTNAHRVEHRDVLIELLNEMFRSRPRGEWIEILNDAGVPCSPVQNIQEVFESPQVLATGMLREIDHPTAGKVRMAGPPVKFSGTPASIRLAPPLLGEHNEQVLKEWLDLEEAEVAEVRRRGTLG comes from the coding sequence ATGAGCCTGGCCCACGGGCCGCTCCACGGGGTCCGGGTGCTGGACCTGACGCGGGTCCTGGCGGGTCCCTACTGCACCATGTTCCTGGGCGACCTGGGAGCGGAGGTCGTCAAGGTCGAACAGCCGGGCGTGGGTGACGACACGCGCAGTTGGGGGCCGCCCTTCCAGGGAGGCGAGAGCGCCTATTTCCTGTGCGTCAACCGCAACAAGCGCAGCGTGACCCTGGACCTCCGGACGCCGGACGGCATCGCGTTGCTGCGCCGCCTGGCGCTGCGGGCCGATGTGCTGATGGAGAACTTCCGGCCGGGCACCCTCGCCGGCTGGGGCCTGCCCGAAACGGAGATCCGGCGGGAGAACCCGCGGCTGATCTACGCCTCGCTTTCGGCCTTCGGCGCCAGCGGCCCGCTGAAGGACCTGCCCGGCTACGACCTCGCCATGCAGGCCTGGGGCGGCCTCATGAGCATCACCGGCCCGGCCGGCGGCGAGCCCTCCAAGGTGGGCGTCGCCATCATCGACGTCGTCGCCGGCCTGATGCTGGGGCAATCCATCGCCGCGGCCCTCTACGCACGCGAAAAGACCGGTGAAGGACAAAGGATCGAGACCTCCCTCATGGAGGCGGAGGTGGCGAGCCTCATCAACGCCGGCAGCAACTACCTCGTCACCGGCGAGGTGCCCGGACGCTGGGGCAACGCCCACCCCAACATCGTGCCCTACCAGAGTTTCCCGACGGCCGACGGCCACTTGGTGGTGGCCATGGCCAACGACGCCATCTGGACGCGGTTTTGCAAGGCGGCGGGCCAGCCGGAGCTGGCGGAAGACCCGCGTTTCGACACCAATGCGCACCGCGTGGAGCACCGAGACGTCCTCATCGAGCTCTTGAACGAGATGTTCCGCTCGCGTCCGCGCGGGGAATGGATCGAGATCCTGAACGACGCGGGCGTGCCGTGCTCGCCGGTCCAGAACATCCAGGAAGTGTTCGAATCCCCACAGGTCCTGGCCACGGGGATGCTGCGGGAGATCGACCACCCGACCGCCGGCAAGGTGCGTATGGCCGGGCCGCCGGTGAAGTTCTCGGGCACGCCCGCGTCCATCCGGCTGGCGCCACCGCTCCTGGGGGAACACAACGAGCAGGTGCTCAAGGAATGGCTGGATCTGGAGGAGGCGGAGGTCGCGGAGGTTCGGAGACGGGGGACCCTCGGTTAG